A part of Aegilops tauschii subsp. strangulata cultivar AL8/78 chromosome 2, Aet v6.0, whole genome shotgun sequence genomic DNA contains:
- the LOC141041934 gene encoding senescence-specific cysteine protease SAG39-like, with product MAIHRASLLAVLCCICLCGTVIAARELNGDLSMVAKHENWMAQYDRVYKDATEKACRFEVFKANVEFIEMFNAQNHKFWLGVNQFADITNDEFKTTNTNKRFKANSIRVLSSGFSSFFRVQQRWTGEPREPSLLSRIKASVYNTITAQLFLGCCWASSAVAATEGIVKLKTGKLISLSEQELVDCDVHGEDQGCEGGLMDDAFKFIIKNGGLTMESNYPYIAADGKCKAGSNSAATITGFEDVPANNEGALMKAVANQPMSVAVDGGDMTFQFYSAIGYGKTSDGTSYWLMKNSRGTTWGEDGYLRIEKDIADKKGMCGLAMEPSYPTK from the exons ATGGCCATCCACAGGGCTTCGCTTCTTGCCGTCCTCTGTTGCATTTGCCTCTGTGGTACTGTCATTGCGGCTCGTGAGTTGAACGGTGACTTGTCGATGGTGGCGAAGCATGAGAACTGGATGGCTCAGTACGACCGTGTGTACAAGGACGCCACTGAGAAGGCATGCCGGTTCGAGGTTTTCAAAGCCAATGTTGAGTTCATTGAAATGTTCAATGCTCAGAATCACAAGTTCTGGCTCGGTGTCAACCAATTCGCTGATATCACCAATGATGAGTTCAAGACAACCAACACAAACAAGCGGTTCAAAGCAAACTCCATCAGAGTTCTTTCTTCCGGGTTCAGTTCTTTCTTCCGGGTTCAG CAACGATGGACTGGAGAGCCAAGGGAGCCGTCACTCCTGTCAAGGATCAAGGCCAGTGTG TATAACACTATAACAGCACAATTATTTCTAGGCTGTTGTTGGGCATCTTCTGCTGTTGCCGCGACAGAGGGCATTGTAAAACTGAAAACTGGGAAGTTGATCTCACTGTCGGAGCAAGAGTTGGTTGACTGTGATGTTCATGGTGAAGATCAAGGCTGCGAGGGAGGACTCATGGATGATGCCTTCAAATTCATTATCAAGAACGGAGGCCTTACTATGGAGTCCAACTACCCATATATTGCAGCTGACGGCAAGTGCAAGGCTGGATCCAACAGTGCCGCAACCATCACTGGCTTTGAGGATGTGCCTGCCAACAACGAGGGCGCCCTTATGAAGGCGGTGGCAAACCAACCCATGTCTGTAGCTGTGGATGGAGGAGACATGACGTTCCAATTCTACTCTG CCATTGGATATGGAAAGACTAGTGATGGCACAAGCTATTGGTTGATGAAGAATTCACGGGGCACAACTTGGGGCGAAGATGGGTACTTGAGAATAGAGAAAGACATTGCAGACAAGAAGGGCATGTGTGGTCTTGCCATGGAGCCTTCTTACCCCACAAAATAG